The genomic segment GCGGTCAGGTTGGTGCGCTTGAGGTACCCCGCCCGCGTCATGGTGATCACCATGTCCTCGACGGCGATCAGGTCCTCCTTGGAGATGTCGTCTTCGAGGTCGGTGATCGCGCTGCGCCGCTCGTCACCGTAGCGGTCGCGGATGTCGCGGATTTCCTTCTTGATCTCGCGCCACAGCAGCCGCTCCTCGCCCAGGATGGACCGCAGGCGGGCAATGGTCTTTTGCAGCTCGTCGTACTCGGCCATCAGCTTCTCGCGCTCCAGGCCCACGAGGCGCTGAAGGCGCATGTCCAGGATCGCCTGCGCCTGAATCTCGGTCAGGTCGAAGCGGCTCATCAGGGTGTCCCGCGCCTCGGCCGCCGTGTTGCTGGCCCGGATGCGCTCGATGACCTCGTCGATGTGGTCGAGGGCCTTGACCAGCCCCTCCAGCACGTGGGCGCGTTCCTCGGCCTTTTTCAGCTCGTAGGCGGTGCGCTTGGTGACCACGTCGCGGCGGTGGTCGAGGAAGGCCCGCATGGTGTCGATCAGCGGCAGCACGCGCGGCTCGCCGTTCACGATGCTGAGGTTCATCACCGTGAAGGTCGACTGGAGCTGGGTGTACTTGTAGAGCTGGTTCAGGACCAGCGTGGGAATCGCGCCGCGCTTGAGTTCCACGACGATCCGCACGGGTTCCTTGCGGTCGGACTCGTCACGCAGGGCCGAGATGTCGGGAATCTTGCCCGCCTTGTACATCGCCGAGATGGTCTGGATCAGGTTGGTCTTGTTGACCTGATATGGAATCTCGGAGATCACAATCTGCGCCCGGCCGTTCTTCTCGTCGATGCGGGCCTTGCCGCGCACCTTCAGGCCCGAGTGCCCCGTCGCGTAGGCCTCACGGATACCCTGCCGGGAGATGCGCCCCCCGGTGGGAAAATCCGGCCCCTGCACGTGGGTCAGCATCTCGTCGAGGGTGATCGCGGGGTTGTCGATCAGGGCCAGCAGCCCGTTGCTGATCTCGGTGAGGTTGTGCGGCGGGATGTTCGTCGCCATTCCCACCGCGATGCCCGCCGCCCCGTTGATCAGCAGGTTGGGCACCGCCGACGGGAGCACCGAGGGTTCCACGGTGGTCTCGTCGTAGTTGGGCTTCATGTAGACCGTCTCTTTTTCGAGGTCGGCCAGCACTTCCTCGGCGAGCTTGGTCATGCGGGCTTCGGTGTACCGCATCGCGGCGGGCGGGTCGCCGTCGATGGAGCCGAAGTTGCCCTGGGGGTCGACCAGGGTGTAACGCATGTTCCACCACTGGCCCAGCCGTACCATCGCGTCGTAGATGGACGAGTCGCCGTGGGGGTGGTACTTCTTCATGACCTCGCCCACCACGGCCGCCGACTTGGCGTGCTTCTGGTTGGCGGCGAGGCCCTCTTGCAGCATGGCGTACATGATCCGGCGCTGCACCGGCTTCATGCCGTCGCGGACATCGGGCAGCGCCCGGTCCACGATCACGTTCATCGCGTAGTTGATGAAATTGGTCTTGACTTCCGCGGTGATGTCAACGGGATGGATTCCAGTCATGAGACTCCAGTCGGGCGGGCGGCAGGTCAGGGGAACTGGCCCGCCGCCGCGTGAGAGGAAGGGAGGCCCGGCGTCCTTGCCGGGGATGAAGCGAGTCTACCACATTCTGCCCTGAACGTAATCGACTCCCCCCCTTTGCACCCCGCATTCTACCGCATGGAGACGGAAAAACCACGCGGCCGGAGCCGGGAGTGGACGCCAGAGGGAGCTGGGAGAAAGGTGCGAGCCGCCCGCCCTCCACCCTTGTGAGAATTTTGCGTGGAATCGCCGCCTATGATCGGGGCGATGCTGTCACATCTCACACAACTGGTCGCGGACGTGGACGGAGCCTGGGCGGCGGCCATCGGCGGGCTGGACGGGCTGCTGGTGGAGGGCCACGCGGCGGCGAACACCGACCTTAACCTGCTGGTGGCCGAGCACGCGGGGCTGATGCGGGCGTCGGGCGCGGCCTACGGCGACACCCTGAACGGCGGTAACGTGCGCGAGCTGTATCTGCGCGGCGAGCGCCTGAGCGTCTACCTGCACCCCATCACCTCCGCTTTCTTCCTGCTGCTGGCGCTGGACGCCCGCAGCAACCTCGGGCAGGCCCGGCTGTACGGCCGCGCCGCCGCCCACCGTCTGGAGGCCCTGCTGTGAGCGCCCGTTTTGATGCCCTGCGGCCCCTGCCCGGCGTGGTGGCGGCCGCCCTGGTCGGCCCCGACGGGCTGCCCATCGAACTGCTGGGCGAGGGTGGCGACGGTCTGGCCGCCGAACTTGCGGCCCTGCGCGTCAGCCTCGACCGGGTGTGCCGCCGCCTCGGGGCGGGGGAAGTGACCCGGCTGGCCTTTACCAGCGAGCGCGTGGAGGTGGTCGCGGTCACCAGCGGCGACTTCATCCTGGGCGTGGCCCAGACGCGCGGCACCGACACCCGCGCCGCGCAGCAGCTTCTCGCCCGGCTGGCCCTGGAGCTGACCGATCTGCCCCGGCCGGAGTTCGCATGATCTCCGAACTGCTGGAGGTGCGCGGCGTCCGGCACGTCGCCCTGCTGGACGCGGCGGGCAAGGTCGTCACCAGCGCGGGCGCGGGGGCCGACATCAGCGTGGTGCCGCCCGCCCGCGCCGTCGTGGGCAGCCTCAAGGCCGCGCTGGGCGCGGGCGAGTGGCAGGACCTGCTCCTCGACTTCGGGGACGGCCCGGTCCTGCTGACCCCCCACGGCGCCGGGGTCTTGCTGACCGCCTTCGACGAGGTCGCCAGCCTGGGCCGGGTGCGCTTCGCGGTGGGGCGGCTGCTGGGGTAGGGCGGGGGAGCCGCCTGCCGGGGGGTTACACGCCCGGCGCCACCGCCTCCGGCTCCTCTACCCCCTCGCATCCCGGCACCCCATCGAACAGCCCCCGCAGCGGGTAGCGGGCAATCGGCGTGCGCGTGCCGCCGATGCTGAAGCCCTCGGTGCCCAGCATCCGGGTTTCGAGCGCCTCCCGTTCCTCGGGGGTCATGCGGCCCAGCAGGCTCTCCGCGCCCGTCTGGGTGCCGTGGGCGGCGAGGGCCGCTTTCTTGTTGTCCGCGTAGGCGGCCACGTTCATCCGGACCGCCACCGTGTCTGCGGACACCCCATAGACCAGCGGGTCGAGGTCCTGGCCCATCCGGGCGATTCCGGCCGCCGCCTCGTGGGTCATGGCGGTGTAGTACAGCCGCTGCGGCCCGCCGCCGGGCAGGTGCCCGGTGCTGAAAAAGGCGGCGGCGGTCGCCCGGTGAATCTGAAGGTGGTCGACGTGCCCGTAGCCGCCATGCGGGTCGAAGGTGACGATGACCTGCGGCTGCACCTCCTCGATGAGCGCCCGCAGCTTGACCTCCACGTCGAGCGGGTTCACGTTCATCAGCGCGAGGGGATCGTCATAGCGGGTGCGCTCGTAGCGGCCGGAGTCGTGATAGTCGAGAAAAACCGGCTCCCCGATCTCCAGCGCCCGGCACGCCTCGCGCAACTCCTGCTCGCGCTGCTGCCCGAGGTCGTCCACGGTCATGCCCGGCACCGTGATCTTGCCCGCCTCGCCTCGCGTGGCGCAGGCCAGGACCACCCGCACCCCCCGGCGGGCGTAGTGGGTCAGCGTGCCGCCGACGCTGAAGGCCTCGTCGTCGGGGTGGGCGAACACGGCGAGCAGGGTGGGCTGGGGGGCAGCAGTCATGGGCGGCAGTGTACGGCGGGGCGGGAACGTCAGACACGTGTGAAGCGTACGGATGGGGATGCGAGCCGCCCTGCGCAGCCTCTGGACCGTCCTGCGGGAACTGTTCCTGGGGGCTACCGGTCAACCCCGGCCCGGAGCGAGCACGGCGGACCGGGCACGCTTCGCCGCGAAGGTGGAACGGGTGCGTGGCGCCGCGCCCTCCAGCCCCCTGACTGCCCTGCGAACCCTGCTGAGGGAGGCTGCCTTCAGCCTGATCGGTCAGCCCTCGCCCGACGCGTCGCGCAGGCGCAGGCCCCGCCGGTAGAAGTCCCAGAACTCGTCCGGCCACGTCCCGTACAGGCGGCGGCGGTTGGCGAGGTCGGCGGCCTCCAGCGCCGTTCCCAGCGCCCGGTAAAAGCGGCTGCCCTGCTCCTGCATGGCCCGCGCGGTCCAGTAGACCTCGGCGTTCAGGAGGGTAGAGAGGCGGTCCTCGGTCGGGTAATCGGGCATGGAGCCAATCTAGGGTCAGGTCTGCATTCTGTCCCCGGCGTACTCCGGTATCATCGGCCCCGATGACGGCGGCGCCGACCACCACCGACCAGCAGGCCCTGGACATCCTCAAGCGCGTCTGGGGCTACGACGCCTTCCGGGGCGTGCAGGCCGACATCGTGCGGACGGTGGCGGGCGGGGGCCACGCGCTCGTGCTGATGCCCACGGGCGGCGGCAAGAGCCTGTGCTACCAGGTGCCCTCGCTGCTGCGGCCCGGCGTCGGCATCGTCGTCTCGCCCTTGATCGCGCTGATGAAGGACCAGGTGGACACCCTGCGGCAGCTCGGGGTGCGGGCCGCCTTCCTGAACTCGACCCTCAGCCCGGAGGGGGTGCGGGA from the Deinococcus sp. NW-56 genome contains:
- the gyrA gene encoding DNA gyrase subunit A; translation: MTGIHPVDITAEVKTNFINYAMNVIVDRALPDVRDGMKPVQRRIMYAMLQEGLAANQKHAKSAAVVGEVMKKYHPHGDSSIYDAMVRLGQWWNMRYTLVDPQGNFGSIDGDPPAAMRYTEARMTKLAEEVLADLEKETVYMKPNYDETTVEPSVLPSAVPNLLINGAAGIAVGMATNIPPHNLTEISNGLLALIDNPAITLDEMLTHVQGPDFPTGGRISRQGIREAYATGHSGLKVRGKARIDEKNGRAQIVISEIPYQVNKTNLIQTISAMYKAGKIPDISALRDESDRKEPVRIVVELKRGAIPTLVLNQLYKYTQLQSTFTVMNLSIVNGEPRVLPLIDTMRAFLDHRRDVVTKRTAYELKKAEERAHVLEGLVKALDHIDEVIERIRASNTAAEARDTLMSRFDLTEIQAQAILDMRLQRLVGLEREKLMAEYDELQKTIARLRSILGEERLLWREIKKEIRDIRDRYGDERRSAITDLEDDISKEDLIAVEDMVITMTRAGYLKRTNLTAYRAQGRGGRGASGGKLREEDVNTGVFVGSTHDYMLFFTDQGRVFHEKIYDLPEAGRDAKGTHIRNLFPALRDDENIASVLSVGGFSEPGSFVFATKRGMLKKTLITEYGNITSAGLIAINLQPGDELIGVGIQRDGDHVVLATRDGQAMRFAATEVRDTGRATQGVIGIRLREGDEVVSMALVPGGDEGSELLAISECGLGKRTPVGEYPSKGRGGLGVITLDVTDKTGKLVALTHVAGNEELMVLTEKGTVIRTRVEEVRVTGRNAQGVKVINLGSGDRVIDAFPIRREDAL
- a CDS encoding roadblock/LC7 domain-containing protein — protein: MLSHLTQLVADVDGAWAAAIGGLDGLLVEGHAAANTDLNLLVAEHAGLMRASGAAYGDTLNGGNVRELYLRGERLSVYLHPITSAFFLLLALDARSNLGQARLYGRAAAHRLEALL
- a CDS encoding roadblock/LC7 domain-containing protein, producing MSARFDALRPLPGVVAAALVGPDGLPIELLGEGGDGLAAELAALRVSLDRVCRRLGAGEVTRLAFTSERVEVVAVTSGDFILGVAQTRGTDTRAAQQLLARLALELTDLPRPEFA
- a CDS encoding roadblock/LC7 domain-containing protein, producing the protein MISELLEVRGVRHVALLDAAGKVVTSAGAGADISVVPPARAVVGSLKAALGAGEWQDLLLDFGDGPVLLTPHGAGVLLTAFDEVASLGRVRFAVGRLLG
- a CDS encoding PIG-L deacetylase family protein — encoded protein: MTAAPQPTLLAVFAHPDDEAFSVGGTLTHYARRGVRVVLACATRGEAGKITVPGMTVDDLGQQREQELREACRALEIGEPVFLDYHDSGRYERTRYDDPLALMNVNPLDVEVKLRALIEEVQPQVIVTFDPHGGYGHVDHLQIHRATAAAFFSTGHLPGGGPQRLYYTAMTHEAAAGIARMGQDLDPLVYGVSADTVAVRMNVAAYADNKKAALAAHGTQTGAESLLGRMTPEEREALETRMLGTEGFSIGGTRTPIARYPLRGLFDGVPGCEGVEEPEAVAPGV